The DNA segment GTGGAACCCGGCGAGGATCCGCGCGACACGGCCGCCCGGGAGGTCCACGAAGAACTCGGCGTGACCGTCCCGCCCGCCGAACGGCCCCTCTTCCTCACCGTCACGCGAACCGTCGGCTTGGACGCCGGCCACACCGATGTGAGCCTGTGGTTCGTACAACCGCTCGATCTTGATCAAAGACTGACCCCTGATCAGGGTGAGTTCCGCGCGGTGCGCTGGTGGTCGCCGGCCGAGCTGCGAGAGGCCGATCCGGCGCGCTTCGACCCGCATCTGTTCCGGTTCCTGGCGAAGCTGGAGCAGTCCTACCTGATCACGCGATAGGTCAGATGGGTGACGCCGCAGCCCTCGATCACCTCGGGGTCACCGAACCGGACCGGCGTCACGGTGAGGCCGCCGAAGAAGCTGATCCCCTCGCCGAGCAGCACCGGGATCAGCGACACGGTGATCTCGTCGATCAGCCCGGCGTCGAGGTACTGCCGGGTGAGCGTCGGCGTGGAGACGGCGACGACCCGGTCACCGGCCTCGGCCTGCGCGGCCTCGAACGCCGACATGGCATCCGGATAGAAACCGACCGGAACATCGTCACGCGGCCAGCCGGCCGGAACCGTATGACTGACCACGAAGACGGGGCAGCCGGCCGGATGCCGCCCACCCCAGCCGTTCGTGTGGTCGAAGAGCCGCCGCCCGCAGATCAGCGCGCCACCCCCGGTCAGCGCCGCGCGCAGAAAACCGGCGCTGGCCCGGCTCACATGAAACGTCCACCGCGGATCAGCACTGCCTATTTCCACATCGCCGTTCTGGTACCACCCGAAGAGCTCGCCCACGCCGTCATGCTCATCAGCGACGAACCCGTCGAGCGACATCGACAGCGCGGACACCACTTTGCCCACGGCCCCTCCTCCGACGTCTCTCCCGCAGGTTCACCCCGGAGGCGGTTCGGTGGCAAGACAGCGAGGGTGACGATTTCATTCATTCAAGCGGTGCCTCGAGCCGGGTTCGAACCAGCGACCTCCGCTTTGCAGGAGCGGCGCTCCATCCTGCCGCGTATTCAATATGTGGACCCGGCCGGACTTGAACCGGCCACCTCCTGTTTGCAAGACAGGTGCTCTACCTGATGAGCTACGAGCCCTCTGCCACGACGTGGCACCACCTGGACCGACCCGCCTGGAACGCCCCCGCGACGTGGGGTCTGGGGGTCGCCCCCAGGCAGATGTCAGTGTCTCCGGGAAGACTTGAACTTCCGACCGCCGGATTCGTAGACCGGTGCTCTGTCCGCTGAGCTACGGAGACGTGAGGCCCACCCGGGAAGAGAGGACCGGGTGGGCCGGCGCGGCGCGGTGAACGCGCACGGCGCCTGG comes from the Actinoplanes sp. OR16 genome and includes:
- a CDS encoding NUDIX hydrolase; the protein is MPSNETEPWQDAGMRQSVMIVHSLVTALDPGDNLEAEHRAHTLGWLRRTDDVFRRVKPAEPAQHLVSYVVPVDPATGSLLLVDHVNAGLWLPPGGHVEPGEDPRDTAAREVHEELGVTVPPAERPLFLTVTRTVGLDAGHTDVSLWFVQPLDLDQRLTPDQGEFRAVRWWSPAELREADPARFDPHLFRFLAKLEQSYLITR
- a CDS encoding dihydrofolate reductase family protein — translated: MGKVVSALSMSLDGFVADEHDGVGELFGWYQNGDVEIGSADPRWTFHVSRASAGFLRAALTGGGALICGRRLFDHTNGWGGRHPAGCPVFVVSHTVPAGWPRDDVPVGFYPDAMSAFEAAQAEAGDRVVAVSTPTLTRQYLDAGLIDEITVSLIPVLLGEGISFFGGLTVTPVRFGDPEVIEGCGVTHLTYRVIR